The segment ACACATGAGCAGGTGCTTCTCTATTTCATCCGACGCCATGAACTTGGAGCAAAGAGGACAGTGGAagcctgtggaggaaacagaggaggaagaccagAACATGAGGACCCAGATGTGCCGACGTTTCTCTCAGAACCTCTGATTTGTGGGCAGATGTCACGATACTGGAACTTcgatacaataccttgaaaaatattgatatctCATACCATGTTTGAGTCCTCAGGGCAGAGTGAAGGcatacaatatattttttaattaaaagataaatgtaaCAAGGCTATAACgtgaacagcagaatgactgtagtaaacattaacaataccAGAAAGTGAGAGCAGCCGGTGCCTGTGTATCCACACTGTGGAAAATGAAACCTTTTCAAATATCAGAATTGATATGGATCTATAAACTGACTTTGTTGACGAcaccagcagagagagagagtgggagttTGCAAGAGCTTTATCTCACACAGACCTGCATCACCTCACACCTCCACACACTTCCTACCTCTTTTTCTGCTGCAGACAATCTGTTACAATCTGCTCACCTCAACATGCAGCCTGTAGTTCACTTAAATAAGCTCATGATTAATGTACCTAAAGTGTGCTTTATTCCAGCGTACTAACAGTGAACTCAATAAACTAATGACAAGTCATCAGTGCTACTAAAGACCTACTACATACTAAGTGTATTTAACTGTACTATTTTATGACACCATTGAGATCCACTTAAATAAACTTGTGGATATCTTTCATTACTAATGCTGCAGttaaaattatactttaatcAAACTTTGTTTCGACTGGAAGaatttttaattataatttcAGTGCACTTAAAATGTATAACACATTCTgataaattgtattttaaatgtatttttaattgaatTAGAAATATATTTATTGAATAAGTTTATTAACAATTACGTGAAAATGTAAtcaaatatacttaaagtagcaaaaaaagcaaatttttAAAAGTACAGCATTCGTAATAAAAGATGTCCTGAGTATATTTAAGTGGATCTTAATGGTGTCTCAAAACAATACAGTTAAGTACACTTAATTATATTTCTTTActctttttgtatttgtagtttattcatttatcttcttgtattgtttgtgtgtatgtacatgcacatatatttatgtatttgtatgtgctactctttgtgttgtattttgtattttttttatacatatatttaatttaattggttgattgattagccagttaattgatttattggttggttggttggttggttgattaattgatttatttaaaatgtcttttattttatttattcatttatttatttttaatttcattttattttatttttttatttaattttatttatttatatattttttttatttcattttattttttattttattttatcttttttttaatttcattttatttattttttatttatttttattttattttactcttaGCCTTTTGTTGCTGCACTGGGAGGTTGAAATactgattcagattcagatttccttatttgtcatttttatttttatttcaatagTGCTCCACACATACCACCAATCAATCAATGTGCTTCAGtgcaatatataaatataaatgaaagCAACAAATTGAATAAATCagagcaataataaataaaactgtgagGCTAAAAAAGAACAATTAGAAAAGaagaaacaagaaaaactgATTATGAACTATGAAATATAGGAGGCAGAACCTTAAATATGAAACGGGATCAAAGATGCTAACATATCTTCAAACGTACACCTGTACTGTAACTATTGttcttatttatctttatttatcatTGTGTATCAACAGTTCTGATGTATCACTGGGTGACACGTGTAATGAGTGGGATACATGAAATGACATGATggcaataaaatgtattttaaaaataatagttgTATTTAAGTGTGTCTTTAGTGGCACTAATGACATGTGATTACTACACTGAGCACATTGTTAGCACACAAAAGCAGCACATTCATGGAAGTACACCAAatattattaaatcaaatatacttagtttactttttttaactttaagaaCTAACTGCAAACACACCTCAGAGCTGAGACACCATGttgctgtgcatgtgtgacaTGTGCAAAGTCATTTATTATTCCTAATTTGACCCACATACACACGGCCCTCTGACCTCGTGCATCTTCTCAGCTGCACAAAGATTAATAGGCCAGGAGCCGGCTGACCTGAGATAAGCTCCCTGCTGTTGAACATTATAACACCTCAGTGCAGAAAGCGACAACAAATGCATGAGACATGCAGGCAGTGACGatctgtgatgtgtgtgagcCTCATGTGTTTGTGAGGGAGCTGAGGAAACAGCCTGTGGACACAATGTCAGGCCCGCAGGGTCGCCGTCACATGATCTGATGAGCAAAGGTTATTGTTATTAGACTTCCTCATCAGGGAAACGTTCCAGTGCTTGGAGTTAGGAGGAAGGATCAAAACACAGCCGTGGTTTTATTGCCGTGTTACGGTAGACGAGGAAAATGGAGCATTTACAAGGACTGCAGCAGCGATAAGGATCCAGGAAACACTGAGGCGGATGAGATGTTTTGTTACAGCACCATGAACATTAGTTACAGTCCTGTTACTTGAGGGTTCAGTCCTGTTGTGTAGCTGAGGTCTGCTGTGGAgacacaacccaccagttgagaAACAGCTAGAAACTTGCAGAttcaggaagtgtgtgtgtgcatgtgtgtgtgtttgtgtcaggcAATGTGTAACCAGCAGGAAGCTCTTATCTGCTGACCTACATTATGCTCTCTTCCCTCTCAGCccgagagaaagaaaaacaggccAGTTTTgcaagacagaggagaggcagaaGAAGAGCGGCGGCGGCGCAGCAGAGCCACCTGTGGCTACAATAAAAGTGCAGAGGTGCCAAACAAAGGGCTCAGTCATCACACTGCTGTTAGCATATGCCAGGTATCATGTGTCAGATGGAAAAATACTCAGCAACTTTGACAGCAGCTGTAATGGAGCGTGCTTATAGGAGGATAATACACATATGGCATCCTACATGAAACAACATGTTGACTCCAGACTCACACTGAGGACAATTAGACAATATGAAGACCTGGAATATTACAGTTTTGCCACGtgagatgatgaagaagaagatggcCCCTGGGTGAGACGAGGACAAAGAACAGTgcactgaacacaacacacacactttgaataTGAATAAAAGACATTATAATGACGCATTATGTGTCAGACAGGAACAACGAGGAACTCAGGAGATGAAACAGCATCATAAACACACTGAGCAGTAACACATATAACCGCTGTGTGACTGCTTCTTTACAGATGTGTTACAGACTAACGGTTGTGGTTTCCCAGTTACACACTTACCTCCCAGCAGGTGAGGGGACAGGTGAGCTGGCAGGGACCCAATAAGCAGCCTGTGTCCCTCGGGGGGCAGCTCGCTCTCCTCGTCACCATCTGTGCCATCCAGGCTCTGATTGAGTACGTGTGACCCCGCAGGTATACTGAGCCCGGAGCTGGTCGGCCGCCCACCCGTGTAACGGATCCGGGGGCCATCTGGTCCATTGGTGTACCTAAACCCGGCCACGCGCACCCCTCCGCTGGTGTTTCCAGATGGGAGATCGGAGCTGGAATAAGCCCGAGTTCTGCCATCAAATCCGGGGCTGCTCTGCTTGGCCCCCATGCTGTCTCAGGTTCACCTGCTCTGGCTTCTGCGTGCGCTTTAAAGTTTTTTAGCCGCGACACATGTTGACAGTGAGTTCTGAAGAGCTGACAcaacaaaggaaataaaacctaaacacgTGAACAACAATAAAAGACGAGGTGATCCAACACTTCACAGTGTCATGGTGCGCTCTGTGCGTAAAGTGCGCACTCACTGACGCATAACTTCATTTCCAAAcggttgtttgttttctgttttttctcctgGCAGAGCCCTTCCCCTTTTTCCAACAATGGGAAAAATAAACCAGCTCAAATCTCTTTAGATAAAAGTCTCCAGTTCCTCCGCTTCACACGAGCTCATCAGCGCCGGTGTTGACTCACAGCTCGGCTGCttcaactttgtttttgtgctcaACTGCGGCCGTctgcaaagaaaaataaaagcagggattgccctcctcctcctcctcctcccctctgagAGACGGCTCCGTCAGCGGACCCAGAGTTCAACAGGAGAACATAAATTcaccttcaaagtaaaagcagagAACAAATCACTCGGGGAACAAACGTGAGGACAAACTGGAAGTTATAATTTATAAAAGACTCCAGTAAAGTACAAGTAGCTTTAATTTGTAAATATACTCAGTAATATAACAATATGACACTGAGTGCTAAATAATCTGAATATTTTAACAGTGCtgagtcacagacacacagcaccgCTCTCAACATTTAGGATTTATATTTCTATACTTTTAGTTTTTCCTCACTATAACTGGAACTAGATATTGGGAGGGACACATCCCCctaaaattcaaataaaaaaaagtatacataaatatataaattattattattattattattattattattattaattaaaataatgaaaaataattttaaaaaattaaaaatagaataaaaaataaattccaaAATAATCAGCAAATATAATCAGTACCAGTCTAAACCTAATAAACTGTCATTATTATTACCACTGCTTCTAGTGTAACAATTTACTGCAGTTCTACTTGTGGTTTGTCCCAGCTGTGTTGCCGTACCTCTGTGTTCACCATTGTTCAACTGCTGTGAACAATCAGTGTCAAACACTGTGCTGTCTCtctattttattactttaaaatgtattaaaaactAGGATGTAGTGAGTGTCATGTAGACTGTATGACTGTTAAATGTTATAGTTTCTGTAACATGttagtgtgtcataaaaaaaagtcatagtgtgtgtttcctgtgcaGTTCTCAGTCACATGTTGGCGCCCTAAAATGGCTCTCGCACCCTTTTCCATCAACATGAAACAGGTTCTGTTCCAGTCTCTGCACCTTATTTTGAAccattcagagcattttgaccaaaactaAACTGGTTCACAGTCCAACAATAGCAGGTTTTCTCTGAAGTGTgaactgtgatgacatcagtgggcgTGTCATAATCTACAGATTggagagagaggatggagaaggcaacAGCAGAGACGTTAAGTAAGAAATCATCATATAAAGAGTGTTCAGTGGTCTCATTAATAGTTCTGTAGTAACAGAACAAAAGGTTGCAGGCGATCGGTACCATCCGCCATCTTGctactgctgtttgtttctgttgtgcatTGTGCGATGCAACGCCCTCTGTTGATGACACATCTTTGAATACGATGGTTCTGATCAAGACTGATGGAAACGTGGGCTGGTTCACTAGATGGTACTTATCTTCAGTGaaatattgtaggcaactggatttgaagatgtttcacctctcatccaagaagcttcttcagttcttcaGCAGCGAGATAACACCGAGGTCCAAAGAGTCCTGAGCAGAACCAGCTCAGTCATCAAACCTTTAACAACCCCTGATCTAAcagtgtctcaaatcacatactaaATGCAGTGAGCTACTGGTGCACTCAACACGGTTCAAAAGTTGAGCATAGAATGACGAACACTCAATGATCGGCATCTTTATGACATGTAGCTGGGGACAGCAAGGAGCCTGAGCTGGCTGCAGTCAACACCAGCGTCTTATACAGATGTTACTACATGCCTTTTGTATTAACTTTCAATACTGTTGTCAAATAGAAGCTGTCATAATCAAATGTTGGCGATAATGCTCCACCATTTGTTCGCtgttaaaaagaagaagaagaagaagaagaagaagaagaagaagaagaagaggttaAAAAAAGCTGTCATCACTTCCGGTAAGtacaaaacagttaaaaaaagctGTCATCACTTCCGGTAAGTACAAAACAGCAGTGTGCGACTTGAGACAACACGACCTTGTTGAAATGAGTGCACCGCACAGGAAGTGCACGCTGTACATAGTGCACTAACAGAAGTATGTCATTTAGGACACACTCTGagatttttgtttcagtttagcAGTAACTTTTCCAAAAACGTCTCCAGGGGTGGGAGAGGTTCCTGCATGTACCTCCCTGGAGCGTTGGGTTGCAGAGGGACGACGGCCCTGTTTCCTGCGTGGCTCTGGATCAATGTTGTGCTCACATTAGGTTGTAAATGTTGGTGTGTACTGAGAGGTGTCTGATTATTCTCACAGTTCCACCAAATTAAAATTGTATGAACTGCTTTATGCTTGACGACTGTCTGGACTTTAACCTGAATtggacatacagtaaatgtgtgtATATTAGTGTATAGATCTataaaaactcaaaatacaaacaaaaccaaatggAAGCAGTCACATCCTCTCTGTCATACTCAGTAACCAGCCTGTGGAAGAAGCAGAACAGTTAAAGTGCTTGGGCACAGTTACTGATCAGACCGAAACTTTTAATGGAAACTCAGAGGGGATTTTAAAGAGAGCCAATCAGCCTGTTTTTAATCAGGAAGCTGGAGAGCTTCAGTGTCAGCCAGCACATACTTGAAACAGCATACAGAGGCCtggatgcattttattttatcatgtaACATATCAGAATGGAATGACAACCTGAGTGCAAAGAGCAAAATCAAGCTCAAGTGAAACAACTGATCGACAAGTCACAGAAACAACTCAGCAACATATCTGACAGTGCTGTACGCAGGAGGGCCAAACGTATAACTGCTGATGCCTCACGTCCATCACACTCAGAGTTTGAGCTGCTCCCGTCTGGACGCAGCTTTAGGGTCCAAAGAACCAGTCAGAACATGAAGTCCTCTACTCCCTGTGCTGCACAGGTGATGAACACTActactttactttttatataactcactgcTCCTGCCTGCTGATTTGCACCATTGCATCATATATATGGTTTAATTGTGCATATTTAAtggtgcattgtgtgtgtgtgtaacagggTCAGCCATACAGCAGTAACATGTGTGACAAAGTCAAATGcacatttgtaatattattataatcacACAGAATCTGTTTCAGTTGTTATAACCTGACCCTCTCAGGCCTCcatagtcaatatgtggaacCTTTGACACacagtttctgtacccctactTTCACCTTTGAGagtaccccacctataaagggggGTCTCCCTCCTTACCTCTCCCctgttgctgctgtggtccATAAGAGAGGTGAGAGACATTGCTCTCATAGTAATTCCCATGTTTTAACGCTGTTAAGATGTTTATAAGTTCATTTCATGCTGACATTATCTTGTGGATCCATTTGTGAAGGGCTGGAGTTATACGGTTGTGTTTGACcaaggattttgtttttacctcttgctgtcaggaaTAAACGGAAATCACTTCAGAAGATATCCACAGTCTGGGCCTCTTTATATCAACTCTATGCAGACGTCACTAGAGTCCAgcagtctatctatctatctatctatctatctatctatctacccatctatctatctatcgatctatctatctacccatctatctatctatctatctatctatccatccatctacctacccatctatctatctatctatccatccatccatccatgtctctatcatccatcaatccatccatccatccatctatccatgtctctatctatccatccatccatccatccatctatctatctatctatctatctatccatccatccatccatgtctctatctatctatctatctatctatctacctatctatctatctatctacctacccatctatctatctatcatccatccatccatccatccatctattcatccatctatccatgtctctatctatccatccatccatccatccatccatccatgtctctatctatctatctatctatctatctatctatctatctatcactAAAACCCTCAGCAATCAGCCTttatgcttttactttgaaggccAAAGCCTAACTTCCTGTCTGCAGTCCCCTCCCAGTCTCGAACTTGACGCAGCTCAGCCTGAGTGGGCTTGTCAGGTGGCTCATGACGTCAATCCCAGTAACACCAGCGGGCTGttggcacagcagcagcagcagcaggtcacCAGTCCACTGTCTCCATGTTTGGCTCTTTGTGTGCATGAAGCTGAGAGACGCTCAGAGTGACGCTCTGCTGACACGCTTTATTGAACAGTTTCACACACATCGGAGGACGAACAGAAGATACACTGCATGAGAAACACCCAATAAAAAGACAGACATTTACAAGCCAAAGTAAACAGGCCAAAGATGAACCTGTGAAACAGTCTTACATGTGGATGGAGTGGTTGGAGGCGGCGGGCGGGGGCAGGGCAGGGCAGGGCAGGGCGGGGGGGCCTGAAGCATTGCAGTGCACTGGATgcgacaaacaacaacacactgtgAGAGATAAGAGGGCCGGCCGAGGGTGGCTGTCAACAAATAGTTCCTCTCCCCTGTGACGTCACTCGGGGACTGGGGTGTGCACGTATTAAATCATGGTTAGAAGCCGATAAATTCAAaacaacacactgcaaaaagaGACTGCGGCTAGATTTAGGAAGGGTCTCGTCAGATTGTGCTGAGAAAAGGAGGGCGAACTGTGAAGCACCAGGAAGACTACAGGACAGGAGGGTGTCATGTGACAATGACACACCCACACCAGGAAGGGCTGAAGCTGCAGCATGGGCCTTTGTTGTGATGTCATGTGATCGGAACACTGATTAAAAACCTCCTCACTGGGCGACTCTGAACTCTTTGAGGTGCCTTGAAAACATTACGGGACACACCTCACGAAATGATCCATGCTACTGTAAAGCTGCACACTGTGACGTCCACATGGGTGCTGTAGTTTTGACTATGTGAAGTGTTGCGATCTGGACGGCGAGCTGAATCAGTTCCCTACATGCAGTGGAAAACTCTACCTGCGTCACTCCCGTTACCTCACGCAGCCACAAACTGTCACTTTTCAGCTCGCTcttgtgtattgtgtgtgtgtgtgtgtgtgtgtgcgatcaGACACGCAGAGAAGTAGGTTATCTGTCACATTCATCTTCGAAGCCACGGGGAAGGACGTGTGTATTGCGTCTGACGGTTTTTCTGCATAATGAAGCCAGCTGAGGCCGATGTAATATTGCTGTGCTGTGGAACGTTAACTAACCGGATGGTGAATGATTATGATACTTGCATTGTACATGGCTACTGCCACGTAGCCCcaatgtgtgtgtacgtgtgtgtgtgtgtgtgtgtgtgtgtgtgtttggtcgGGGGGGGGTTTCAACACAGTGCAACAGAGTGCACTCTTTGGGAAGCAAAGCCACTGAGACATTCAAGAACATGGTGGTGCAGTTTTAGCAAGTTGGCcgtaagtatgtgtgtgtgtgtgtgtgtgtgtgtgtgtgtgtgtttggataagTTGTTAAGTGTTTGGGCTAATGAGTTGAGACCCAGAGCTTCGGAGCAGCTCTGCCCCAGCTGCAGGCCTCATCCTGGGGCTCATCACTGCTGGCTGACCCCCATCTGCTGGTGGTCCGGCCCCGGTTCCCCCTCCATGTCAGCGTGGTAGTGCTCGAAACTGTCGTCCTCTATGTCTGGCAGACCCAGCAGCTGACAGAAGGGAAAGAgaagtgtgtgttacagtttgTGATGTAAAGgtgtaaaggtgtgtgtgtgtgtgtgtgtgtgtgtgtaaatagcAATAACACAATGTCTCTCTGTCCCGTACAGTGTCAGTTTAAGAACTTCTTGTTTGTCTGCAAACAAACTTTCAGCACCAGGAAGTAGAACATGATCAAAGGTCTTATCTTAATTATTAGTTTAATCTATTCTCTTCAACGCACTCTGCACCCCGTGGTggaagtatatttactcaagcactgtacttagagaggcaacagacagcatcttttcctgaatatatcatgatgaaaataatgtgggttgcacagggtagtgtccacagtaaaatcagactatcagtgtttacataggttacttagtggctgtgcaatctttgcaataagcttctgccaccggtgccgaaatttcacagataaactctgctttacggcaggaaacgcgtcatgtattgtgaAACTGGTCggccagccaatcagggactggagctggtccttatgaggagttgggcatgagatagttgagtcacgagcacaatggcagacggacaaagtttggagacaagtgaaaaacggcctagcaaaagaaaaggagctcctctgtgtgaggaggcaaagaagagcaaaaaggagagtgat is part of the Epinephelus moara isolate mb chromosome 22, YSFRI_EMoa_1.0, whole genome shotgun sequence genome and harbors:
- the LOC126384463 gene encoding E3 ubiquitin-protein ligase ZNRF2-like isoform X2, whose protein sequence is MGAKQSSPGFDGRTRAYSSSDLPSGNTSGGVRVAGFRYTNGPDGPRIRYTGGRPTSSGLSIPAGSHVLNQSLDGTDGDEESELPPEGHRLLIGSLPAHLSPHLLGGFHCPLCSKFMASDEIEKHLLMCFSKTRLTYNKDILSRDSGECAICLEELEQGDTIARLPCLCIYHKGCIDEWFEVNRSCPEHPAN
- the LOC126384463 gene encoding E3 ubiquitin-protein ligase znrf2-like isoform X1, which translates into the protein MGAKQSSPGFDGRTRAYSSSDLPSGNTSGGVRVAGFRYTNGPDGPRIRYTGGRPTSSGLSIPAGSHVLNQSLDGTDGDEESELPPEGHRLLIGSLPAHLSPHLLGGAIFFFIISRGKTVIFQVFILSNCPQCFHCPLCSKFMASDEIEKHLLMCFSKTRLTYNKDILSRDSGECAICLEELEQGDTIARLPCLCIYHKGCIDEWFEVNRSCPEHPAN